catattgctgccaaTGGCACTATTTTATTGGAAAGAGAATTTAAATGTCCAAACAGTACTGTCATAAAACTATCAAGTCATTACTCGCTGCCTTAGCTTGAATTTGTGTGTAAGTTTTAAAATAGCTATCTCTGGTTAATTTACCATAATGAGAACTACCTAAGCATCAAATTTATTGAATTGGACGTGACCTCACACTGAATGCAGGAGCAGAGCAGGAAGGTTCTGCTGGCTTGTGACTGGCTAAGAGCAAGAGGTAAAGTGTGCTAAGTTGTGGCCTGGATAGGAATCCACGCCCCAGAGCTGTCTGTCTGGCCTGCCTGTGGGAAAAGGAGCCGGGGCAGCAGCAGAgcacaaagaaaacacagaacgCCCAGCTTAGGCGACTCCATAATAACTGATCACCTCCTCTAACAGAAAGAATGACAGGTCctgcccttctctgagcctccacctTCCCggtgccgccccccccccactgtaaaaggtggtgggtttttttggttttttttttttttttgcctttttagggcaacacccatggcatgtggaggttcccaggctaggggtcaaatcagagctgcagctgcctgcctacaccactggatcggagccacgtctgcgacctacaccacagctctcggcaacgccagatccttaaccgactgagtgggGCCAGCGTTGAACCCAAGTCATCATGAATACAAGTCAGGTTTGgtactcctgagccatgatgggaagcaGTTTCACTGGTGTTTAACCTCTATTCCAAAGGCTCAGCAATGTGTTAcctcttctttgtctctctcaatATTGCTGAACGCTCAAATGTTTCTACCAAAGTTGATAGAAGGCTCTAGAGAAAATGCAGTCATTCTCATGCTTCCCTGGCAAGACAGGATAGCACGCATGTGGAAAGAGTAACCCTCCTTAGCAGGCCCTGTTCGGACTGACTGTGGAAGACACTGTGGGGCCAAAACAGGTCCTCTGCTAGGACTGGACAGGCTCCTCTATGGAACGCCGGCAGCCAAGAGCACTGGACACAGGCCATGCCCTACTAGGGCCCTGGCCCGCCTGCCCACCTGTGGCAGGGAACAGTAGAACTGACTGCATTTCGTGTGGTGCCTTCTACCAGCTTTGGCAGAAACGCTGACCTCAGCGCTCCCGCTCCCGCTGTGCAGTGGCCGGCATCCCCCTGAGGTCTGTCGCTTGCCGGCTGAATCACCTTCTCGGGTTGCTTTCCAGACCTCAACCATCTTTGTAGAGACCTGCAACTGACACTGCACTTAAATTAGATAcgtgtatttttttgtttgtctttttagggctgaacacacagcatacagaggttcccaggctaggggtccaatcggagctgtagctgcccgcctacaccacagccacagcaacgcgggatccgagccgagtctgcaacctacaccacagctcatggccatgccagatccttaaccccctgagaggccagggatcgaacccatgtccacatggatgctagtcgggttcgttaaccgctgagccacgatgggaactccagacgtGTGTGTggataacataagaaaggaaggagtaaagGAGGTGGGAGAAGCGGCACTACACAGTCCTCTGAAGACCACCTGCATGCACTTCCCTTCAAATACCTCAGTAAAATGGGGCACCTTGCGATGCGCAATCATGGCCGCAAGGACGGCTGCCTCTGAAAAGCAGAGGATCGCGGAATTTATCAAGGTCTGTTATTAAACCTGTGTATAAAAGTGCACACACATTTATCAAAACGAAAATAATAGGTAAGACACGTCAATTATAAAGCCTGTATTTGAAAAAGATGCATTTCATTGAAACCCATTTTCCATTTTGATGACAGCTTATCCCACGTGGTTATTTGTCTCCGAAAAATGGTGAGTTTATCGATTACTCTAGCCTGTAATTAAAGccacacttttaaaattacacagacTGAGGAACCTCTTGAACTATGTCCTAAATCTAACTGCCAAACATAACATCACTGAAATCACTCAGCTGGGATTAGGTAGAGCAAAACTCGACCTCTGCGGGCCTACCGTGAGTGAGCCTGCTGTACCATGAAACACGGTTTTTGCTTTTACTTGATACCCCAAAATTGAAGTCAACTCAGCAGCAAATGTTTCTCCATTATCGTACACCCCATTTTCTCAAAGATACTAACCCTGGAAAACTTTCTGGCCCATAAGCAGGGCCAGCTCCTCTGCAGCCCCTGGTCACTGACCCGCGGGGAAGGCCATGTGGACAGCCTGGGTTTGGGGCAGAGTTACTGACCGGAAGGGGCGGAAAGGCGTGGCTCCTTCCTCCCCCGCGCTCCCGGCCGGCAAAGGACCACCTAACCCCATTGTCCAGGGGCTCGCCTCGTACTCCATCGCGCAAAGACCGACTCCCACGACCCTGTCCGGGACTGACCGTGGACTGTCCACCCGGCGGCCCTGGCCTGCCCGCCACGCTCACCCCAACCGTGGGTGCCTCCGGGCCTCTCCACGCCGGACTTCCAACCCGGGGCCTCTCCACGCCGGACTCCCGCCCGGGACCTCCCTACGCCTGGCCTCTCCGCGGCGGACTCCCGCCCGGGACCTCCCTGTGCCTGGCCTCCCCACGCCGGAGTCCACACGCCAGACTCCCGTCCAGGACCTCCCCACGCCTAGCCTCCCCACACTGAACCTCCCAAATCAAAACTCCCCTCCACGGACCTCCCCAAACCAGACTTTCCCACGCCCCGCACCGGCAGACCGACAGGCGGCCCCGAGCGACCCCCCCGCGTCCCCCTCACTCCCCCCCTAGTCCCAGCCTCAGACCCTCCGCCTTCCGCCAGCCTCCTGCCTTGGTCGGGGGTCCAGCCCACCCCGCGCCCGGCCCTCGGGAGGACGCGCCCCGCAGCCTCACCTTCTTGCCCTTCTTGCTCTCTTCCTCCATGTCGCCGCGAGCGGCCCCCGCGGCCCGGCCCGCCCCGGGAGCCCCGCGCCGCCCGCGGCCGCTACATGCTCGCCCCGgccccgcggccgccgccgctcCTGCGCCGCTAGCCTGGCCGCAGTCTCCTCCCGCGGCCGCCAGGGGCCGTCCGCGCCCTGCACCCCGCACCCCGCACTTCCGGACCGAGGGCGCAGCCCCGCCCCCGCGACcacgccccgccccgcgcgcgcACGCCCCCTCGGCCCACACGCTCCGCCCCCAGCCCTTCCAGGCGGCCGAGGACGCGCCTGCCCTGCCCGCCCCTTTCAGGGCCGCGGGAGCGCGCCTGTCGCGCCCCTATCCCGCCCCACGCCCTTCAGGGAGGGCCTCCAGCCCGCGCCCACAACCCCGGCTCCTCAGGGCCGCACGAGCGGCTCCAGCGTTTCAATTCTGCCGCCATCTTTTGGGCAGCCAACTTCCCAGCCTGCCTCACGCTCAAGCAGGTTAGGCTCAGGCCGCCAAGAAACGGTGGGCGGGGCcggcgggaggggcggggcctgtgGGGAAGGTGAGGACGGGAAGTGGGGCTCTGGGAGGGGCTGGCGAGAGGGGGCGCGGTCATCGGAGGCGGGGCTGCGGGCCGGAGTGGTTGGCGGGAATGGGAGGGCGGGGCCTGCAGGAAGGTGAAGGCGGGAAGACCTAGGCGGGGCTGCTTGAGGAGCGGGGCCTCGGGGAAGGGGCACAGGACcactccctttcctttctccctttgcgCTTCTTTCGTGTGGGCACAGTGAAACTTTTTGCTAAGACTTCCTGTGTTTCAGCGTCAGCCTTCCTTAGACAAACACGTTGGGAAAGTTTAAATGCAACAGCGAGCACGTCCGGACCCTACCAGAATAAAATGTAGaacgggagttcccttcgtgactcagtggttaacgagtcccactaggaaccatgaggttgagggttcgatccctgccctcgctcagtgggttggggatccagggttgccctgagctgtggtgtaggtcgcagacgtggctcggatcccgtgttgctggggctgtggtgcaggctggcggctacagctccgattagatccctcacctgggaacctccgtatgctgcggatgcggccctagaaaagacaaaatgaataaataaataaaacgtagaaccttttttttttttttttaatggcacatagaggttcccaggctaggggtcgaaatggagctacaactgccggcctacaccacagccacagccatgcaggatctgagctgcgtctgcgacctacaccacagctcacagcaacacgggatccttaacccactgagcgaggccggggatcaaacctgcaacctcatggttactagtcgcattggtttcctctgcaccacaaagggaactcccacacacagAACCTTAATAGTCACCTAGAAATAACAGCCACCTTTTACCGATGAGGTCCAGAGAGATGGTTTGCCCAAAACACACTGCGAAGTGGAGTCAGCAGCAGCAGGCCCACTGTTTTGCCACCAAACAGCTGCCAGTAAGAACCTTGCTGTTCAACTAAAATGTAAACTGATaccaaacaaaacaatatttgTCTCAACTGGTTAACTTTTTAGAGTGTTAGATCCTGTGCCAGGGGTCAATGGTCTCTCTCTCATCTCCCATCGTGGGATGGAGCTGGGCCCTTTGAGCTGTCCTCCCTTGCCAGGCGGCCCAGTGTGAAGCTTTGCGGGTAGAAACTGCAGGGAGGCAGTGCAGGAGGAAGGGGCTTTACTGCCTGGTTCCAGTGAGCTTTCTGAAAAAGCACCTGCAGAAAGAAGCCTCTACAGCACCCACCTTCCTACATCAAGGGTAACTTCTCCAGCTCCAGGTTCTCACAAGCACCTGGCTCTCCAGTGCAGGGCTGCCAGGAGTACCCAGCTCCCCTGTGGTCTGTGGTCGGCAAGACGCCTTCAGGAACATTTTTCCCACACTCTGGAGGGTGGACTACAGCAAGTTCTGCCAACACTTCTCTGCCATTCCTTGAGCAGAGCTGTTCTCTACCAAAGGCTGGACCTCGGCCCAGGGGGGTTGAGGGGGCGAGGTTATTCCTCAGAAGCTTAGCACTCAGAATAGTAGCTGCCCTTATATCTACTATCATTGTGGTCTTCAgagttctctccatttttttttaactttttaaaaaattgaagtagagttgatttacaatgttgtgttaatttcaggcatccagcaaagtgagtcagttatatatattcgttttcagattctcttccctcataggttattacaaaaataCTGAGTGTAGGTCTCTGTACTATCCAGTAGGTCCTGTTGGTTACCTATtgtatgtatagtagtgtgtatatgttaattccaaactccaaatttatccctccccctcccttcactTTTAACAGCCATTCCCTTGTTACTGTAATTCTCTGTATTAAACCCTTCCTGCACTGCTTGTCTCCTGATTGGACCCTATTAGATAAAGACACCAAAGAAACAAGTAGTCCCCAGCACTCCCTAAAGGCATTAGGTACTGCAGTCCCTGGGTACATAAAGCAGAAGTGTGGGAAATGACCTTTCAGTCTCCCTCCTGCAATAGTTTAGCTTGCCACATGCACAGACACGAATAACACAGTGCATTCAGTGGTTGTTCCATCCACCACTACGGAACATTGGTCTGATATTTTAAGATCTTCCACTGATGTACCTTTCCATAGTTGTCTCTCTGTAACACTGTAAATAACGCTACTAAAACTTCCCTTAACCTAGGTTTAGGAAAAACTCACTCAACTCCTATATTTCTCCTTACTCTCACACGACAACCACTCTTGacacttctgacaccagatgtGTGGGCATTTTTcccacaccaagcaattcttCAATACCAGCTGTGTCCTACactttaactcaattctgacagcATCTACCTGGAGAGAGCATCAGATCCCAccggttaagggctcagtcccacaagactgccctgccccccacttcAGATGACAACAAAAGTCCAGGTTGTTACCTCTGACTCTGACCAGTCAGCTATAAACTGAATGTTCCCAGGACTCctccttgggttcaattaatgtgctagaatggctcacagaactcagaaaaaatagtttattgtttATCAGCTCATTATAAAAGGATATGATAAAGATCCAGATAAAAGagatgcctaggagttcccatcgtggttcagtggaaacaaacccaactagtacccatgaggatgtgggtttgatccctggcctcgatctgtaggttaaggatcctgtgttgccacaagcctcagtgtaggttgcagatgcggtttggatctggtgtggctgtggctgtggcattgacccctagcctgggaacttccatgtgctacacctgcagccccgaaaagttaaaaaaaaaaaaaaagggatttcccCATCTTGgtccacagtggaaacaaatccgactagaaaccatgaggtttcgggttcgatccctggcccaatcagtgggttagggatccagagttgccatgagctgtgctataggtcgaagacacagctccaatctggcattgctgtggctctggtgttggctggcagctacagctccgattggacccccggcctgggaacctccatatgacctccatatgccaagggtgctgccctaaaagacaaaaagaccaaaaaaaaaaaaaaagtgagagatgCCTGGAGATGTGTGTGGGAAGGGGCTTGCTCTGAACACCACACTCTTCTGGCCcctccatgtgttcaccaacccagatcTTCTAACTATTGGAATTTTATGGAGACTTCATCATATAGGCATGATCTTATTTTTTCCTAGTAATggtatttatttaagttttttaaaaactttgaaatcGTGTTGATTTACATGGCATGATTGAATATTAACTGCATTTCCTCTCTGGAGGATGAAGGGTGaagctgaaaattccaagcttctaatcacgGTCTTTCTGGTGGCCAGCTTCTATCCAGACACCATCCAGGAGCCCAACTTACATCAACTCAGAACAAAGACATTCCTTTCACCCAGGACCTGTCACAGGATGTGGGAGCTCTATGCCAGCAACTGGGACAGAGACCAGTATGGgggttctgttttggtttttttctttttcggccacgccctcagcatatagaagttccctgaccagggatcaaatccaagccgcagctgtgacctatgccacagttacagcaacaccagatcctcaacctgctgagccacacaggggaactccagtattctatTGTTTCACAGCCTGGCTGACCCTAGGCTGAGCCTCCTCAGGCTGCTCCTCTCCATTTGAATGCCTTTGCCTCCTctccacatacacacatccagGCTTCCAAGTAAAATTCTACCTACTCAGAATCAGATCATGGTAATTTTGGAAATAAAGGAGGACTCCCTAGATGAGACCAGGCAAAGCCTATTTGCTCAGAGCTGGCTCTAGTGAGGAGTCAGCCACCGTCACTTGCATGCGGCAGAGAGAGACCCGAAGGCAAGCAGAGCCGTGGGAGAGCTTTCTAGTGAAAAAGTGGCCTTCAGGGCCCAGGGACGCAGCAGTTGGGCTCACTGGAAGTGGggtagccttggagttcccgtcgtggctcagtggttaacgaagctgactagcatccatgaggttgcggcctcaatccctggcctcaatcagtgggttaaggatccggcgttgctgtgagttgtggtgtaggtctcagactaggctcagatcctctgtaggctggcagctaagctctgattcgacccctagcctgggaacatccatatgcaggcAGTGAGGccctaaatgacaaaaaaaaaaaaaaaaggaatcggGGTAGCCCATGTGATGGGTTGATCCTAATTTAGAAGTGGGAAAAACCAGGGAAGCCATCAGCTATTGAACGAGTTCTGGCCATGTGGCTTGTTTGGATTGTGACAGGTTTTACTGTGTGGCTTCCTGGACTGTCACTAGAGTTAACATTCTGACTTCCCCCAAGTCTGCCTTGCAGCAGCTGGCTTCCTGGGCAGGCTGCCGAGACAAGGGCTAGGTTCCCTGGGCTGACTGCTGCAGGTTATGGGTCAGAATTCTGTTTTTACAAACGGTCAGACCACAGTCTGCCTGTATATTCAGTCTCTCAGAACAGACATCAGGCCAGCTGCAATGTTAGTGGGCAACACTGTTTCTCCCAAGGCCACACTTCAGCTGTACAGGGGTCTAACAGTGTCCTTTTTCGGGATCACTGCTTTCCAGTAACTTCCGTAGCCTGCTCTGTGGCCCCCACCTCGTGCACAGAAATGTCTGTGCACCAATTACTAAACTGTCTGCACTTCGGGAAAGCAGCAGTCTGCAAGGGGTCCTCACTTCCCCTCTCCCCGTCTTGGAATTACTCAGTGCGGTAATGAGAGGTGGCCCAGAATCCACTGGGATTCTCTCTGGTTGGAGCAGGTTGATAAAACGGACTTCGCTGGATGCCTGGTTTGTCCCTGGTGGATTTGGCTGTTAGGCTGTATCACCCAGCTCAAGAAATACCTCTTCCACTAAATCTATCAATGCAGtttttccctccccagcccccagagcactttatttgcatatctcttttctctttttgtctttttagggcctcacccaaggcatatggaagttcccaggctaggggtcaaatcggagctgcaactgccagcctacacagcagccacagcaacaccagatctgagccgtgtctgtgacctacaccacagctcatggcaaccccagatccttaacccactgagcgaggccaggaatcaaacctgcatcctcatggatactagccaggtttgtaaccCTCCGAGTCACATCGGGAAGTCTCTGAGAAGTTCTGAGAGGTGATGCACACCTGGTACATGGAAAAGAACTGACATTACCTTGACTTTGTACAGATGCTGCCCAGGTTGCTAACTTTTCAAGAAATTCATGAACAACTGAAAACTTACCCTCAATTAGCCTATTTCAAGACAGTTTTCCTGGACTCACATCTTTGCTAgattccagctttttttttttttttttttaatgaatctttTCACTCTTCCCAAGGCTGActattgttttttcctctttgtccCTCTCGCCCATTGAGAATTAAATAGCTAGTAAATTACTAACTAGATGTTTCTGAGCTGTTTTTGGACATAGGCCATGCAACACTGCATAGCATGCTGTGCATGTGAGAAATCCAATATTGACCTAATTTagtgaagaatttttttcttcttttggctagGCTCATGGTATGCAttagttcctgagccagggatcacacctttgccacagtggtaaccagaACCACTAAACCACTAAATCATCATCAGAGATGATTTGAGTGAattctcaatgaatttataaaaTCCAGTTTCCAGGCCTGTAAATGATAGAGGATTAAATCAACACTAAATCATGATGACCCCTTGGAAGTAGAGCCACCCTATGTGACCCCCATGGAAGAAATCTTTCGGGCGCTACTTTGAGATCTTCTTGCCTATTACTGCCTCTGTATTCTTTCAGAGCCAaattactcattttctttctagGCATACATCCCAATTGGCTTGGAAGAATAATGGCATTACTCTTTGGACATGTGGTTTGAGGGAAAGTTCTTTTCAACATTCTGATAAGAAGTTAGGCTACTGCTGAAAGGTCTCTCTTTGTGCCAGGCTCATGCAGCCTTCTACTATAACGTAACTGAACTTTAATTATgtgtttggttttgggttttggccacacccacaacatgtggacattcccagggtcaggaatggaacctgtgtcacagcagtgacccaagctactgcagtaccaacaccagatccttaactccctgagccacaagagagcttcttttttttgtttgttttttaaggccacacgcaaggcatgtggaagttcccaggctaggggatgaatcgaagctttagctgccagccacaaccagcTCTGAGCcgagtatgcaacctacaccacagctcaaagcaaccccagatccttaacccacatcctcctggatactagtcgggtctgtttctgctgagccacaaagggaactccaagagaactcCTCGAATGCTAGTTCTTATCCATCTCTCCTTATGAAGACCCTAGAATCCTGTTGAAACTTAGCTGTATCTCCAATAAGCCACACCTTTTCTAGTCTCAGTATCTTCCAATGTGCTTTCCTCAGCATGTgtgggagaaataaaattaaagccaaaatttCCTTCTGCTGTCCCTGAAAATTGGCACtggccatctgcctctacaagcaTTAAATCACCAgccgctgcagctgctgaccttcaccTTCAACCCACCCTGAAAGGAGCTCCTGGTGAAGAttaggagtgaggcactctgtgctctgggaaaaactggtggaacaggtcttcagatagttaggtATTTTgaagagaagattttatgagcccaattctccCCCTATCTAGAAAAGCACCAAAATCATTTACGACATCTGCTCCTCGCGACTAGAAGCAAGCCTCTACTAAAATGTGTTCTTGACTGCAGTACCCCCTTCACTGAAATCATATGTAACACTGAACTCCCCACCTACCTCTTTGGAATAGTTTTGCACAGCGCTCTAAAATGctgtcctcattttgccccaaataaaatgaCTCATAACAGTTGTGCTTTTTCCCCCAATGGACACTGCCAACCCAGAAAACCTTTCTATAAagatagaagagaaagaaaacgaTTTTATTATCTGACAAGCATTCAACCAGAATGTGATGCGCACCACAGTTAAGCGGCTAAAATGACACAAACGGAAAGAAACCTTACTCTTCTATATAGCTAAGTGCACGTAACCCATTACACTAGCTAGGCTGTGCAATTTGGAGTCAGGTGACAAATGGGCCCTTAACCTCCCTGGACACTGGGAGATGAAGATTTCTCTCTTGACAATAACGTTTCTGAAAGAGCGATCCCAGGCCTTTGGGAAACATTCCGGAGCGGCGAGACTAATGGATTGGGCTTACTTAGCCACTAAGGCTTTACATTCATTCGAAAAGAACAGCGACTACAAAATTCTAAGAGTAAAGAGGGTTTCTCCCTATTTTGAACCTAGGCCCCAGCATCCAGCCTCCCACTTGTGCGGTGTTCCCGCGCCCCGCTGGCGGGCTGCCTCCCCTTCCCCGGTCCCCCAGCTGGCGGGCAGCAGGAACGCGGGGCGTCTCCACGTGTTTACCCGACCTCTGCTTGGGCTCACACAGAAAACAACCCGAGGGCGCAGCTAAcacgcccccggccccgccccggcgcCCTCGTGACGTCATCCCCCAGGGCCGCCCGGCGCCGCCGATGACTTGGAGCCACGTGCGGCCGCCGGCGGGCTGTGTAGTGACGCAGGCGCGAGACTGTGCGGTGGCAGCCATGGCGGGCGGTTGCGGTGAGGCGGCTCCTGGGTCTCGCGGCTATCCAAGACCATCGAGGGTCCCCGGCGGCGCCTGCCTTCTGCTGAGGCTGGGTGAGAGTCACAGGAACTGGGGGCCCTGCTGGGTTGCGAGGTCAGGGATTTCGGGCCCGGTGGGAGCGGGCGCGCCCCCCTAAGTTATCCCGCCCCTGGCCCTGTCGGTTGGGTACTCGCTGCGGGTGTTCGGCCCGGGCCATTCCGTCCTGGGCTTGGCTGGGACGCGGGAAGGTGGCTCTAACTGAGCTTCTGAAGATTCCTTTCGAAATACACGTGCGGCCTTGGCGAGTGCCGCTTGAGGGGGGAAATGGGGTCGTGGGGATGGCCTCCTAGGCGAAAACCAAGGTGGGGGCGGGATATGAGGACTGGCTTGAGCTGACCACGTGGCCCTTGCAGGTGGACTCCTCTGCGGCAGATCTCCTGTAAGATGTGCTGGTAAGTGACGCTGCCCGGGGCCCAGCTCCTCGCTCCGAGAACCGAGCGCGCTGGTCACTGTTACTTCATGGGGGGAAATTCTTACTGAATCAACTAGTGACTTGGCCTACGGCTCCCAGGGGTTTTCTGAACTGTAAAATTCATACGGAGAATAATACTCAAGAAAAGGGGATTTTGTGTATAGATGTGATCAGCGTCTTTGTAGGGTTACAAAGGAAGGAAGTTAGTCCACTGCTACTGCCACaattcggcctctgtctgccGGTGCCAAATTGAAACGCAGACACAGAGTTTGGGGtcaaggagggggaaaaaaatagttttattgctttgccaggcaaaagaggatcacagcaggctaatgccttaaagactgccccccccccagttagaaagaattgcaaggagttttatagcaaaaaggagaaaaacaggttttcagataggaatcagtattgggacaaacatgcattcatCTTTCTTTGGGTCAGTCTtggtcatcaaagctggagtcggGAGATTTTCACAGTGGTGgttttctgggttattgcctagaataacagtacttgcgaaAGGGCCGTATTGATCAGAGATCAGAACAAGCttggaaagttcctgaaaaacatcccgtgctaataatctttaacccacaggccaTTATGCTCAGgatgcctaatctttagcttacaggtgattgtgtttagggtgtaGCTAAGTCAGGAAGAAGAATAAGCTGTTAAatttcaaagtattcatttcaaaaagaagcgTAAGGAATATGATTTTTCTCTGAGAGGTATGATAAGACTGCCTCTCCCAAGGctccttgtctttctccctcaaACAGAAAGGATTGCTGTGTCCTTCTTACTATCAAGAGCTGTCTCTGTCCAGGGGCTTCAGGAGGAAACCCAAATAGGCCTAATCCAACCCCATGATCTCTCCTCTCAGCTTCTGGTCCCAGCCGGTGCTCAGTACAGCTGAATGCCCAGGGCTTTAGGGGCTTGAAGGAACGTGGGCTGCAAGCCTCCAGCGTGCTTGGGTCTGCGGTGACCCTGT
This Phacochoerus africanus isolate WHEZ1 chromosome 16, ROS_Pafr_v1, whole genome shotgun sequence DNA region includes the following protein-coding sequences:
- the LOC125117333 gene encoding vegetative cell wall protein gp1-like gives rise to the protein MSPPAPPAAATCSPRPRGRRRSCAASLAAVSSRGRQGPSAPCTPHPALPDRGRSPAPATTPRPARARPLGPHAPPPALPGGRGRACPARPFQGRGSAPVAPLSRPTPFREGLQPAPTTPAPQGRTSGSSVSILPPSFGQPTSQPASRSSRKQPEGAANTPPAPPRRPRDVIPQGRPAPPMTWSHVRPPAGCVVTQARDCAVAAMAGGCGEAAPGSRGYPRPSRVPGGACLLLRLGGLLCGRSPVRCAG